tgtttagtatttaatatttttagcattctagtagaaagaaataagaagagaaaaaaataataaaataataaaattttcttgaaagtagttttttcagttttttaaatctaagaagaaaggaggattcaaaagaaattctgaaaaaaaaaaaaaaaaaaaactagaaagtgTCTTGCAATactaattttctaaaaagCTGCTTTTGTACAAGTTTTACAAACGTGCAAGGTAAGAagctttaataataatacctttcaaagaaagaaaaaagaaaatttaaattgaactTTATTCGTGTATGCTTCAGGGAAGTTGATAATTTAGTAAGGTAGACTCAGAGAAAGCATGGCTTTAATAGTTGATCACCTGAAACGAAGCCACATTTCTCTACCGACTTCAAGGACtaaaatcatttctttttcttctttctgtCTTTCTGGAAgaaaattgcataaaatagAGGctttaaatttcttgaaaagtaCTTTTTAAGCTTAGGTATTCATGGACGCAATTTCCTTGTAGAAGCAAAAGAAATAACAGCCAACTGATTCACGTCacaaaatttgataataacttTCACCAGAATTTgaccagaaaaaaaaaaaaaaaagggtgcCTGCAGAGTTCTTTTCCATGTTAGAATCTTTTTCCTGAAGTTGTATCCGTTCATCAATTTCTCTTTTCCCTCCATTATAAATGTAAATTGGCACGTGACAATTATCCCACAATCACCAGCATTGGACATTCcaaaaaaagaagcataaaGATGATATTTCTACAGATATGCCACCTTTATAAATTCCTCAATTAATTGCTGAACTCGgtccatatatatattcttcaCTTTCCAGGCTCTTTAGTTCAACAAAGTTGGCTAGAAATGACATAAAGGTGAAGGGTATCAGGTTCCCTCTTATCATTTAGGAAGTATATATAACTATAAAACCAAGTTCATAACACCACATATTAATCATCAAGATACAAGTTTTTGCCATAACCAACCCAATACAGTATCAGAATTCAGAaaccaaagaaacaaaaaaaaaaatgtctaTCAAGAACTCTGAGCATGTATCCAAGAATCATCACCATAATCGACACCATCAAGCCCAGCAGCAGTACCACTACTGCTGGTTAGTCTCAGATGATCGTCCGACGATGAGGAAGAATCAAGCTGCAGAAGATAGTAGAAAACCTATTCATGTCAGGGTGGGTCATCAGGATATTTACAGTGACAGTGTGGATGATGCGACTGAGGCGTTTATCAAGTTGGAGCATAAGATGTTTGAAAATTGATATCAGTAAAAGAGAAAGATACAACATGCATTTACTATACgcattattattaaatcatCAGTATTACTCTAGTCCACCtatagaataaataaacattttgGATGCTATTTCTTAGTTAGGATTCCTCTTCTCATTGGTCCAATATTCCAATTTATCAGTGATCACCTGATATTTGGATTGTGTATAATGGATCattaataagtaaaatatataatactttATAAGCTTTATGTTCTTATATTGGTGAGTTTACTTTAGTGTTCGGATGAGCAGTGAATTATTCTTTCGAGTGCCATTAGTTTTCTTACAGTAATTCTGCCCCACTGATGCAATCTTTTTAGTTACGCCGCCTAAGTATACTCGATCCCTCTATTCGAACTCGAGCaatcttttcatatttttccaTTAAAGACTGCTCCGGTGCATTGAGTTTATGCCTAACTACCACCCGAGtcgaaatattaattttacagtataatttttatataaatttataagattttaaaattttaagttcgAATATTAAATACTCgtaaaaattctatattttgaCAAACTCTAAATCAGTTGAATTAACTATGAAACTAAATTACAAGACTCATAAAGTTTATTACCatttatttaaacattttcacttgattaattttaaattattatacacTAGAGAAGTACCATTACATATGAATgtttaattgaatataatattttgattttaatttatatgtccaatttttttaatcaaatctaacattgtggttttctttttttcttttttctttttttaaataatgaactaaattatttatttcaatttgaatATTCCAGCTGAATTAAATCTGAAATTACTGAGTTGGTAAATTCCAGCCAActgttatatattattaggaaattaataattcaatattGTTCTTACTCAATCATCCTCTTCATCTTCCCACGTAacatatttctcttttctctcaaAAACTTTAATACTATAccaaaactaaattaaaaataaataaatacagaatTCAATCTACCAATTTTCCACTCTACTTTTCCCTTTTCCTTCTTGCCcactttttttttcccttcttcttttcctttggtcttccttttctttctttataatcATTGTCGTATATCCCATGTGGTAGAATAATTATGCCACCACCAGCACACACATGGCAATCTTTCTACAAAGGGGCAACACTGGAGCTTTAATCCAACCCTATAAGAAAACcattttgaaaattgaaatcCAACTCGTAAAATTTCAGTTGGGTtcaattgaaatattattccAGAATTACTCgtctaattttctttccctttcgGATTCTTAAGATTTAAAATGGAAGGTGTGTGGCCATGGATCACCCATTTTAGCAGGTTAGGGCCCCATTGCCTTTCTAGTCGATTTTGATGTTTTAACAAACAAAACATTGATCTCCAAACCCGAAATGGTACAAATTGAAACTTGGTTCGAACCCTAGCAGTTGCTGTCCCCTACCCTATACGTTCTACTGGTCTTCTTCATTCTTCAAGTTCATGTTTACTAGTATATTCCCCATcttatgttttaaaaaaataaatataaaaaataaaaaaaaatctcatataataaaaattacacatccaaataaaaaaaaattatatcttaagaattaatgaaatatatcTAATACTTCGATGAACGtccaaatataataaatatattcacTCAAATATGGAGActctttttttaattgctaATATTAGTATATGTTTATTGCAGGACTTTTGTTCGGGAGATTTCCCAAAAAATGAACAAtgtagaaaattaattagagtCGAGTGCTTCATATTTTTGcttgttcattttctttttttcccttcttctcccaaattatgaaattatgaaataatcCAACAGGAGTGAGCTTAATAAGCTATAACCACAAACCATAGAAACATATATGTTAAAATGTTATATTATTTCCCTacatcttcttttattttttcaaaatgttcTCTGTCACTGTATACATACACTGCTCACAGGCACTTGTATACAAATGTAGGCAGCAGCAAGGCCACACaactaagaaaagaaagattgtCATTCCGCAATAACCTTTTCACTAATTTGTTTTGCTCAAACATCAAACACCcaaaaaacaaagagagaggaaaagcaaatcaaaacaaaaatgtGCAGGGAAGAAACTTGATTATTCTTCTCCAAAAAAACCTAAAAACACATCCATTTTTAGGACAAAAAATTTTTCTGCATCAATTAATCCAGATTCTAAAGAATAGATCGACAAAGAGGACAAGTACTATGTTTATTATCAAACCACTTGTCCAGGCACCCTTTATGGAAAAAATGCTTGCAGGACAGCTCGCTCACCTCCTCATCCTCTTCAAACCCACATAAACATACACAACATTCCACTGTACTACTGCTACTCCTACTGGTACCAATAGCAGCACCCATGGACTTGAACTGGGTTATTGATATTCTTCTCTCCCTTCTTGCATTATCTTGGGAAAACACATCTGGGCGGTCTTGCTCATAATAATATTGTGGAACCCAATAATTAGCACCCATCACTACTTGAAGCAAAGCCCTGACCCAGTTCTTGAACAAAGCAACTGATAAAACTGTGTTCATTACCAGTACTGGTAACACTCCTTCAGCTGCACTAGGA
The sequence above is drawn from the Ricinus communis isolate WT05 ecotype wild-type chromosome 7, ASM1957865v1, whole genome shotgun sequence genome and encodes:
- the LOC8283458 gene encoding probable E3 ubiquitin-protein ligase XERICO, whose product is MGLSSFPSAAEGVLPVLVMNTVLSVALFKNWVRALLQVVMGANYWVPQYYYEQDRPDVFSQDNARRERRISITQFKSMGAAIGTSRSSSSTVECCVCLCGFEEDEEVSELSCKHFFHKGCLDKWFDNKHSTCPLCRSIL